From the genome of Bartonella sp. M0283:
AAGTTCAAAAATGGCCCTTCAAGAGTGACCGTTTGTCTGGTTATTCTGTTAAGCTTGCTGGTATTGGCGGCGGGACTCTATTTCACTCTTCTTGGCGGCTATCTCATTTATCTTGGCAGCCGGACATGGTATTATCTGGCGCTCGGTATCCTGTTGCTTCTGTCGGGTTTGTTCATGATCCGGCTCAATCGTCTGAGTGTATGGATCTTCGCTTTTATCTATGTGATGAGCGCATTATGGTCTTATCATGAAGCGGGGTTGGATTACTGGCAGCAATTTTCCAATCTCTTTGCTTTGTCTGTGGCCTTTTTCCTGGTGTTGCTTGCCTATAGACCAATGGCAAAAAAACAGGGGAAAATCGCCGGCTCCGCATCTCTTGTTTTGGCCGGTTTAGTGTTTATCGGCATGGCGGCAACAATTGTGAGTTCGTTTATACCGAAAAATGTCATCCACACGGCAGAAAAAGTAAAAGCCGCGATACCGGTCCAACCGGCTAATGAACAAAAAGACTGGAAAAGTTGGGGCAATGACGATCATGGTAGCCGCTTTGCAGCCCTTGACCAGATAACGCCTGCCAATATCAAAAAACTTGATGTTGCCTGGATTGCCCATACCGGTGACATTCCCCAAAGTAACGGCTCGGGGGCAGAAGACCAGAATACCCCGCTACAGATCGGCACCAATCTTTATGTTTGTACAGCCTATGGCAAGGTGCTTTCATTCGACGTTGATAGCGGTAAACAGAACTGGATGTTCGACCCTCACGGAACAGGACCGAACTGGCAACGTTGCCGCGGTTTGGGCTATCATGAAACACAACCAATCAAAGGCATAAAAGCTGATAAGACTTGCGAAGCGCGGCTGTTTTTGCCAACCGGAGATGCAAGGCTCATCGCACTTGATGCGGCAACCGGAAAGCCTTGCGAAGAATTCGGAGATAAAGGCACTGTCGACCTTAAAGCCGGCATGGGTGAGGTCAAACCCGGTTATTACCAGCAAACATCGACACCACTTGTTGCCGGCGATGTTGTCATTGTCGGCGGGCGCGTGGCCGATAATTTCTCGACCGATGAACCGCCGGGGGTTGTCAGAGCCTATGATGTGAAAGATGGCCATCTCGTCTGGGCTTGGGATCCCGGTAACCCCGATATTCACGGACTTCCGCCGGAAGGGCAAACCTATACACGTGGAACACCGAATGTCTGGGCGGCAATGTCATATGACGAAAAACTCGGACTTGTCTATTTACCGACAGGGAATTCAACCCCCGATTTCTGGGCCGGCTATCGCACGCCCGAAGACGATAAATACTCGTCTTCCGTTGTGGCTGTCGATGTGAAGACCGGCGAAGTGCGCTGGCATTACCAATTTGTCCATCATGACATTTGGGATTTTGATACGCCTGCACAACCTGTCCTGCTTGACGCACCCGATAATGACGGCAATATCGTGCCGGCACTTGTTCAGGTCACCAAACAGGGAGAGGTCTTCCTGCTTAACCGTGAAACCGGCGAACCGATTGCGGATGTCGAAGAAAAACCGGTACCGCAGGGGAATGTTGCCGGTGAACGTTATTCGCCAACACAGCGCTTTTCTGTCGGGATGCCGTCATTCGGCAATGCAACTTTAACAGAAGCCGATATGTGGGGTACGACACCATTCGACAAGCTTCTATGCCGGATCGAATTTGCCAAAATGCGTCATCAGGGTGTCTTCACCCCGCCGGGGCTTGATTATTCATTACAAATGCCGGGTTCACTCGGCGGTATGAATTGGGGATCTGTCTCGATTGATCCGACATTGAACTATGTTTTCGTCAATGATATGCGCCTTGGCCTTGCCAATTATCTTGTCGAGCGCAAAGATATTCCTGAAAGCGCGTCCGGCATTGAAATGGGCATTGTCCCCATGGCCGGAACACCTTTCGGTGCTATGCGCATGCGCTTCCTTTCGCCGCTTGGCGTCCCCTGTCAGAAGCCACCTTTTGGCACAATGTCGGCAATTGATCTCAAAACCCGTAAAATTGTTTGGCAGGTTCCGGTTGGCACTGTCAGGGACACGGGGCCACTCAATATCGCACTCGGTGTCCCTGTTCCGATCGGAATGCCGACACTTGGTCCCTCTTTAGCAACACAATCCGGCCTTGTGTTCTTTGCCGGAACGCAGGATTTCTATTTGCGTGCGTTCGATAGCCGCACAGGCAAAGAAATCTGGAAGTCGCGTTTACCCGTCGGCAGCCAAGGCGGCCCGATGACTTATATTTCGCCAAAAACCGGCAAACAATATATTGTCATTACCGCAGGTGGTGCCCGTCAAAATCCGAAACGGGGTGACTATGTCATTGCCTATGCTTTGAAGGATTAGCCGTGATAAGGCTATAAAAATTTCCGGTTCCCAAGCGTTTTAAATATCGCCAGTGTTGGAACCATATAAAACCGGACCCGCCGCATTCATGTGGCGGGTTTCTTAAAACATTATCCAATATTATTTTTTAATATAAAAAATAAAAATTAATAGTTATAAATCACGTAATTAATTAAAAATTAAATTCATCATATATTTTTATTGTTTTACTAATTTATTATTTTATTAATTTAATTAATTCTATAAAAACAATGCAAAGACGAATATTACTTTTTATCTTTCCTTTAAAAAAACTGCGTAATTTAAACTTCACCGGCAGGTGAAAATGTTTTGAACATATGCTGAAAGTTTGAAAACTATAACAGAGTTCGAAAACAAGCCGGGAAAAACTGCTGGGAACAATTGCCCCAATAAAAAGCCCGCAATTTAATGCGGGCTTGATACATAAGGTTGAGTGTAAAAATACCTCTGCAATCAGGCTATTGCAGACAGCCTATCAAAACCGTTTGTTCTTATCCTGTTTTTGCAAAAGAGCGCCAATTTCGTCAATTTTCTCTTTTGAAGGGGTCGGATAACCAACAGTTGTTGAACCTGTTTGCGTATGGTCAACTGAACGGGCCGCCGGCTTAGGGGCATAATTATAATGCGCATCGGCAACCATAACCTGTTTTGGCGCAGGAGTAGGCGCTGTCTGGAAAGGTAGGTAAGGCTCTTGAGCCTTTTCAACCGGTTTTGCATGGGAAGCTGCCGGCTTTGCATCTGCTACAACAGTATTGGTTTGATGCGTAGCTACGCTCTTCTGTGATGAAAAAGGCTTAGCTTCAACTGGCACAGGTTGAGCCTGGGCAATCATGACAGGCTCGCTCGTTGGAGCTGTCTTGACCGGAAGTGCAGGTGCAGGTTCCGAAACCGCTTTTGGCGCTGCCGGTTGCGCACCCCGCCCCGGAGTTGTGAATTGCGGTGCATTGCCATTCTTTTCCTGTGCGAAGGCAAATGCTACATCATAAGGCGCATCATTGGTTGGAACTTGCAGTTCGCCGTTGCGACCGCGCTTTTCATAAAATGCGTTACCACCAGCGACTTGCACATAATGCATATTTTTATACGGGAACGTCAAACCGGCGGTGTGAAAAAACATCGCGTTTTTACTTTTTTTGGCACGCTCGCCGCGCAAAACTGCGTCAGCGGCTTCACCTGCTCTTGCCATTGCAGCAGGTTCACTCATCGGTTTTGTCAAAACACCGGGAGCAAATTGGTTGGGTTGCCCGACAACGCCGCAAATTGTCTTCGGATAGGCTGTCGAATTTACACGGTTCATGACCACAGTCCCTACAGCAATCATACCGTCGCGGCTTGAGCGGTTTGATTCAAAATACATTGCCCGCATCAGGCAGGTACGTTCTGTCAGGGGAAACGAGGCTGGTTGATTGGTATTTTTGTGACCGAATAAATGGTTTGATGCACATCCAGTAACGACGAGCGGTGCGAGCATAATAGCAGCGGTACTTGCCCAACGGAGTTTTTTCATCTTTCCAATACCATTCCTGTGTTTCGTTTTCTTTTCGACCGCTTAAAAACAAAAGCAAAAAAAGGCCAAATGAAGGCAGATTTTTCGCGTCACTTTTGTCAATGCGCGTTTTAAGAGGCAAAAAGCTTTAACATCACTATGACTTTAAACCTTTTAAAAACTATTAATTGCGTTTTAAGGCACTCTTTTTGGGTCCTTGGAGCATTATTTTGAAAATTGTCGTTGAATGATAAAAGGAAAGCTGAATAATTACTATAAAGCATTGTTTTATTTATATATTTTTAAATTCATAAACTATTTTAAAAATATCCGCTCCCGACTTTTCAGTCGCCTTGCTACGGCTCGACAAGACTGCCTGTTCACTTATTATTAACGCTAAATCCACAAAGTGTAGCCGATAAATGAATTTCATCGACAAAATCGAGCTGAACAAGGCAAAAAACGACCGGGAAGACTGTTTTAGATCATCTTTCGTTCAAAATAAGACTGTTATTAATGAGCTTAAAAGCCCATAGCCGAACATAATAAAATTTTATTGGTGAATATTGCGGAGAAAACCTGCTCCGGATAATTCCAAACGCTATTTGCGGTTCGGTTTGCAAAACAAAAGAACGCATTTCGCTAGACTGTTGTTATGAGTAAGTTGCGTGCTCATGAAAATGAAAACAGTCATTGAAACCTATGCGGGTTGATTACAAAAATCTCAATGAGAAAATTGGGCATATATTCAGACAGGTAAATTCCTATTGAGAGAAGTAAATTTTAGGCAATAAACCGAAGGACACGGAGGAGCCACGACAGATCGCAGCTATCCGCCCGATATGATCTATTTCCGGAAGCTATTTCAATAATCGATATTTTTGGGCACAGCTTCAGCTATTTTTCAGTTTTTTCGTCTGCACCAACCTTATAGGTCGTATCATCGCGCGGACGATCTGTGCTCAAATATGTACCGGTCATGATATAGTGCAATGCCTCGGCAATATTGGTTGCGTGATCGCCAATGCGCTCGATATTTTTGGCGCAAAATAACAAATGCGTGCAAGCGGTAATATTGCGCGGATCTTCCATCATATAAGTGAGGAGCTCGCGAAACAGCGACGTATACATAGCGTCAATTTCTTCATCCCTGTTACGCACGGCATCAATCCGTTCAAGCGAGCGGCTTGCATAAGCGTCCAAAACTTCCTTGAGCTGATTAAGTGTCAATGTCGCGAATGATTGCAGGCCATGATATAGGCTCGCCGGTTGCCGGCTTTCGACAATCGCGGCCGCCCTTTTTGCAATGTTTTTGCCCATATCGCCAACGCGTTCCAAATCAGCTGCAATGCGCATTGCACCGATAATTTCGCGCAAATCCACCGCCATTGGCTGACGTTTGGCAATAATTGCCACCGACTTTTCGTCAATTTCGCGTTCGGTTTCATCAAGAAACATATCATCGGAAATGACTTTTTTAGCGAGCTTCAGATCATTATTCACGACAGCATTGACTGCTTCTTCGATCATCTCGCTGGCAAAAGTTCCCATTTTGGCAATTTTTGCTTCAAGGTAGCCCAACTCCTCATCGAATGAACGGACGGTATGATTGATTGGCATAAGCGTGCTCCCTGAATTTAACCGAAACGACCGGTAATATAATCTTGTGTACGTTGCTCTTTTGGCGATGTGAACATCATCTCGGTTTCGCCTACTTCAACCAGATCTCCCAGATGGAACATCGCCGTATATTGCGAAACGCGTGCAGCCTGCTGCATTGAATGGGTAACGATAACAATCGTAAAATTCTCGCGCAAATCATCAATCAATTCTTCAATGCGCGCCGTTGCAATCGGGTCGAGTGCGGAACATGGTTCATCCATCAAGATCACTTCCGGGCTGACCGCAATAGCGCGTGCAATGCACAAGCGTTGTTGTTGTCCACCGGAAAGACCGGTTCCGGCATCGTTCAACCGGTCTTTTACCTCATCGAACAAACCGGCCTTGACAAGGCTTTGCTCAACAACCGTATCAAGTTCCTTGCGTGATTTGGCAAGTCCATGAATACGCGGCCCATAAGCGACATTCTCGTATATGGACTTCGGAAAAGGATTGGGCTTTTGAAAGACCATGCCAACACGTGCACGCAATTCCACAACGTCGATGTCGGGATCATAAATATCCTGCCCGTCAAGAGTGATAAGGCCGGTGACTTTTGCCCCGTCAATTGTATCATTCATACGATTGAGACAGCGCAGAAACGTTGACTTCCCGCAACCGGACGGGCCAATCAGTGCCATAACCTGATGTTCGGGAATATCAAGGCTGACACCATGCAAAGCTTCTTTGGCGCCATAAAACACTTTGACATCCTGACCACGCATCTTGATTTTCATTATCGACCTAATCCTATTTCGTCTTGAGCCAGAACGGGCTCGCTAAATCAATATGTTCAACTTTTATTCTACCAGCGCCGTTCAAATTTACGGCGCAGCAATACTGCGGCTATATTCATGATAGCGAGAAACGCCATCAAAATGATGATTGCTCCGAATGTGCGTTCATTAAAGGCACGTTCCGGTTCATTTGCCCACATGTAAATTTGGACCGGAAGGGCTGTTGCGGGTTCCATCGGGGTTGCCGGATAATTTGCAACAAAGGCGACCATACCGATCAATAAAAGTGGCGCTGTTTCCCCCAAAGCCCTTGCAAGACCCAGAATTGTACCGGTAAGAATTCCAGGCAAGGCAAGCGGCAAAACATGACCAAAAATCGTTTGCGTTTTTGATGCACCAAGTCCCAACGCTGCATCCCGTATTGAAGGTGGAACCGCCCGCAAAGCGGCACGCGTTGCAATAATAATGGTTGGCAGCGTCATGAGCGTTAATACGAGCCCCCCGACAATTGACGAGGCGCGCGGCAGATGCAGAAAATTAATAAAAATGGAAAGCCCCAACAAGCCGAAAACAATAGACGGCACAGCTGCAAGATTATTGATGTTCACCTCTATTATATCATTGAACCTGCTGCGGCGGGCAAATTCTTCAAGATAAATGGCTGTTGCAACTCCAATCGGCAAAGACAATATCAACACGATTGCCATCATATAAGCCGAACCGATAATGGCAACGCCAAGTCCTGACGTTTCCGGCCGGCTTGAAGCCCCGAATGTGAAAAGCCCTTTATTGAAAGCTTTATGCAATGTGCCGTCGGAAGCGAGTTTTTCCATCCACCCGATCTGGCGATTGGTGACCTTACGATTCTGTTCGGGAACAGAAAGGTCGATCTGCCCTTTGAAAGCAGAATCGATATCGGCAGCGGCTAATACATCAATAGTGCGGGTTTTACCGATATAATCGGGATGCTCAATAAGAAGCTTACGTATTTCAACACGCACACCACCTGAAATCATGCGGTTGAGTTCACGCATTGCACCATGGTTATTCTTATCAACGCCAAGCTTGTCTGCGAGAGTATTGCGCACAAGCAGCGGATAATTTGCAGTAATGAGAACTTTGGGATTTGTGAGCCGCTCGCCTTTCGGGTCAATAATCTGTTCATCGAAATAGACAGGCAAGGTCATCGTTGTCTGTTGAAAGGCACTCAAACCTTGAGCGATAATTGACCACAAAAGAATAACGAGAAATAAAAGCCCGACCCCGATTGCTAAAAGCCCATAGGCGCGGAAACGCCGTTCCGCCCGATAACGGCGCTTTAAACCGATGTCGCGTCTTGGCGTTTGAACAACGTTACTCATTCATATTGTTCCCTATATTTACGCACAATATAAAGCGCAAAAACATTCATCAACAGTGTCAGTACAAAGAGTGTCATACCGAGGGCGAATGCAACCAATGTCTGCGGCGAATTGAATTCGAGGTCGCCGGTGAGCTGATTGACGATTTTTACTGTCATCGTTGTCATGGCCTCGAACGGATTAAGGGTCAGATTTGCAGCAACACCGGCTGCAAGAACCACAATCATCGTCTCGCCGATAGCCCGTGATGCGGTGAGCAACACTGCACCCACAATTCCAGGTAAAGCTGCCGGAAGGACAACCTTTTTAATGGTTTCCGACTGCGTAGCTCCAAGCCCGTATGAACCATCACGCAAAGCCTGTGGTACCGCCGATATAATATCATCGGAAAGCGAGGATACAAAAGGTATCAACATAATTCCCATGACAAGGCCTGCGGTCAAAATGCTTTGCGACATAATGAAACCTTGTCCGCCAGCAATGGCAATTGAAAGGTCCCGCAAGAACGGCCCGACAGTAACCAGAGCGAAAAACCCGTAAACAATTGTCGGAATACCGGCCAGAACCTCCAATAGCGGTTTGATAATTGCACGTACACGGCGGGAAGCATATTCCGACATGTATATTGCCGCAAAAAGCCCGACCGGAACCGCAAAAATCATTGAAACCAAGGCAATATAAAGCGTGCCGGCCAAAAGCGGCAGCAAACCGAATTGCCCGACAGCACCGGCTGAACCGCTTGCGCTGAAACGCGGGTCCCAAACAGTACCGAAAAAGAAATTCGACAACGGCACAACTTTAAAAAAACTGATTGTTTGGAACAGCATTGAAAAGAAAATGCCGATGGTTGCAAGAATGGCCACGATAGAGGCAATAACGAGGCCGACAAACACCATCTTCTCGACTTTGTTGCGGGCGCGTTTTTTCTCGCCCACACCCAAAATACCAGAAAACAGGCCGACGATTGCAATAACCAATGTGACAATCAAACAATAGAAATGGGACTTCGTTGCCCCCTTATACCAGTCTATCGCAACCGGAATAAGGCTATCTGCTCCCTCACTCGGCAGCATAATGCCTTTTTTTGCCATATCATCGCTTATTGTTTTATAAGTGAGCGGAGATGCCGGACGATTAAGATCAAGATCTGCAATGTCGGTTTTGGCGGTCGAAAAAGCGCGGGTAAGACTGTCAACCGTGCTTAATGCCAAACTGTGATTTAACGTCTCTCCGCTTTTTACAATTTCAGTCAATCCGGTCGAAGCGCGTTCTTCAAGATAGACAGCACTTCCCAATTCCCACAATATAAGAACGAGAAAAGCGGGAACGACCGTCAGCAAAAATGTCCACCAGCCAAAATAATATGGCCGCGAATGCAATTTTTTACCTTGTTTTTCGATTGAAGCGGCACGCTTTCCCGAAATGATAAACCCGGCTATGCCAAGAGCAAAAATAACCAAGACTAATAGTGATATGGACATTCCATTTTCCGGTTTTATTTCAAAAATAACGCGGGAATTTCCCGCGTTTGCTCACTTCATTTGTCAATTGACATGACAGTTCCACTCTCGAAAGCGGCCCTTTGCGCTTCCCGTTCGCTATCAGGAGCGGGAATGAGGCCATAATCAGCAAGTGGACCATCCGGTCCGATCATCTGGTCAGACAAGAAAAATTCGATATAGTCTCTCATGCCCGGAATAACCCCCAAATGGGCTTTCTTGACATAAAAAAACAGCGGACGGGAAACGAGATACTTTCCGCTCGAAATCGTGTCAACATTGGGAGTAACACCATTAACGGTAGCAAGTTGTAGCTTGTCGGCATTATTTTCATAAAATGCCAGTCCGAAAACGCCTATCCCTGTTTTATTCGACATGACACGTGCAAGGGTTTCCGAATAGTCACCATCAATATCAATAGCCCTGCCATCCTTGCGAATACTTATACAAGCGGCGGTGACTGCCTTGTCATCCATCGAAAGAGTTTTCATGCTTTCGGCTGCACCACTTTGTTTGCAGCCTTCAGCCATCAATTTCTCCTCGAAGACTTCTCTTGTGCCATGTTTTTCGCCGGGGATATATGCGTTGATCTCCCAATCGGGTAATTTCGGGTCAATCTCGTTCCATTTTTTATAAGTGTTGGCAACAAGCTTCCCCTCAACAACGATTTTTGCTGCCAATGCCTTATAAACATCGACTGGTGTCAAATCGACGTTAGGACCATGAATATCGCTTGCAAAAACAATCCCGTCATAGCCGATGCGGACTTCTTCGACTTCGGTGACACCAGCATCAAAACAGGCTTTCAATTCCGTATTTTTCATCGGTCGGGAAGCATTGGCAATATCAATGGTATTGTCACTGATACCGCGGCAAAATTCTTTTATACCTGCACCTGAACCACCCGATTCGATAACAGGTGTACGATAATTGGTAAAAATTTCACCGAATGTTTCCGCAACTATCTTGGCATAGGGTAAAACTGTCGATGAGCCGGACACTTGAATATAATCGCGCGCATTAGCGGTGCTGCAAGAACAGGCTGTAACCAGTACCAGGCCCGCAACTGTTGAAAGCAATCTGCTCATCCACGCACTCCTGGACAACCGGCAGCTTTTTTTAACAAGACTAACAATGGATTGTTATTTCTCTCATAATGCTTGTTACAGTTTCTGACGAATACCTCATACAGTCTAAAGCTATTTTTGACTATCTTAATATTGGCTTTTTCAACCTTTTAATTTGTTTTCCACATGATCCCAGAAGATTTTTGCAGCATCGGCACCACCAAAACGTTTCAATTCGCGCACCCCTGTTGGCGAAGTAACGTTGATTTCGGTCATATAGTTTCCGATAACGTCGATCCCCACAAGAATAAGACCGCGTTTTTTCAAAGACGGGCCAATCCGTTCGCAAATTTCAAGG
Proteins encoded in this window:
- a CDS encoding membrane-bound PQQ-dependent dehydrogenase, glucose/quinate/shikimate family, whose product is MIKFKNGPSRVTVCLVILLSLLVLAAGLYFTLLGGYLIYLGSRTWYYLALGILLLLSGLFMIRLNRLSVWIFAFIYVMSALWSYHEAGLDYWQQFSNLFALSVAFFLVLLAYRPMAKKQGKIAGSASLVLAGLVFIGMAATIVSSFIPKNVIHTAEKVKAAIPVQPANEQKDWKSWGNDDHGSRFAALDQITPANIKKLDVAWIAHTGDIPQSNGSGAEDQNTPLQIGTNLYVCTAYGKVLSFDVDSGKQNWMFDPHGTGPNWQRCRGLGYHETQPIKGIKADKTCEARLFLPTGDARLIALDAATGKPCEEFGDKGTVDLKAGMGEVKPGYYQQTSTPLVAGDVVIVGGRVADNFSTDEPPGVVRAYDVKDGHLVWAWDPGNPDIHGLPPEGQTYTRGTPNVWAAMSYDEKLGLVYLPTGNSTPDFWAGYRTPEDDKYSSSVVAVDVKTGEVRWHYQFVHHDIWDFDTPAQPVLLDAPDNDGNIVPALVQVTKQGEVFLLNRETGEPIADVEEKPVPQGNVAGERYSPTQRFSVGMPSFGNATLTEADMWGTTPFDKLLCRIEFAKMRHQGVFTPPGLDYSLQMPGSLGGMNWGSVSIDPTLNYVFVNDMRLGLANYLVERKDIPESASGIEMGIVPMAGTPFGAMRMRFLSPLGVPCQKPPFGTMSAIDLKTRKIVWQVPVGTVRDTGPLNIALGVPVPIGMPTLGPSLATQSGLVFFAGTQDFYLRAFDSRTGKEIWKSRLPVGSQGGPMTYISPKTGKQYIVITAGGARQNPKRGDYVIAYALKD
- the phoU gene encoding phosphate signaling complex protein PhoU — translated: MPINHTVRSFDEELGYLEAKIAKMGTFASEMIEEAVNAVVNNDLKLAKKVISDDMFLDETEREIDEKSVAIIAKRQPMAVDLREIIGAMRIAADLERVGDMGKNIAKRAAAIVESRQPASLYHGLQSFATLTLNQLKEVLDAYASRSLERIDAVRNRDEEIDAMYTSLFRELLTYMMEDPRNITACTHLLFCAKNIERIGDHATNIAEALHYIMTGTYLSTDRPRDDTTYKVGADEKTEK
- the pstB gene encoding phosphate ABC transporter ATP-binding protein PstB, which produces MKIKMRGQDVKVFYGAKEALHGVSLDIPEHQVMALIGPSGCGKSTFLRCLNRMNDTIDGAKVTGLITLDGQDIYDPDIDVVELRARVGMVFQKPNPFPKSIYENVAYGPRIHGLAKSRKELDTVVEQSLVKAGLFDEVKDRLNDAGTGLSGGQQQRLCIARAIAVSPEVILMDEPCSALDPIATARIEELIDDLRENFTIVIVTHSMQQAARVSQYTAMFHLGDLVEVGETEMMFTSPKEQRTQDYITGRFG
- the pstA gene encoding phosphate ABC transporter permease PstA codes for the protein MSNVVQTPRRDIGLKRRYRAERRFRAYGLLAIGVGLLFLVILLWSIIAQGLSAFQQTTMTLPVYFDEQIIDPKGERLTNPKVLITANYPLLVRNTLADKLGVDKNNHGAMRELNRMISGGVRVEIRKLLIEHPDYIGKTRTIDVLAAADIDSAFKGQIDLSVPEQNRKVTNRQIGWMEKLASDGTLHKAFNKGLFTFGASSRPETSGLGVAIIGSAYMMAIVLILSLPIGVATAIYLEEFARRSRFNDIIEVNINNLAAVPSIVFGLLGLSIFINFLHLPRASSIVGGLVLTLMTLPTIIIATRAALRAVPPSIRDAALGLGASKTQTIFGHVLPLALPGILTGTILGLARALGETAPLLLIGMVAFVANYPATPMEPATALPVQIYMWANEPERAFNERTFGAIIILMAFLAIMNIAAVLLRRKFERRW
- the pstC gene encoding phosphate ABC transporter permease subunit PstC, yielding MSISLLVLVIFALGIAGFIISGKRAASIEKQGKKLHSRPYYFGWWTFLLTVVPAFLVLILWELGSAVYLEERASTGLTEIVKSGETLNHSLALSTVDSLTRAFSTAKTDIADLDLNRPASPLTYKTISDDMAKKGIMLPSEGADSLIPVAIDWYKGATKSHFYCLIVTLVIAIVGLFSGILGVGEKKRARNKVEKMVFVGLVIASIVAILATIGIFFSMLFQTISFFKVVPLSNFFFGTVWDPRFSASGSAGAVGQFGLLPLLAGTLYIALVSMIFAVPVGLFAAIYMSEYASRRVRAIIKPLLEVLAGIPTIVYGFFALVTVGPFLRDLSIAIAGGQGFIMSQSILTAGLVMGIMLIPFVSSLSDDIISAVPQALRDGSYGLGATQSETIKKVVLPAALPGIVGAVLLTASRAIGETMIVVLAAGVAANLTLNPFEAMTTMTVKIVNQLTGDLEFNSPQTLVAFALGMTLFVLTLLMNVFALYIVRKYREQYE
- a CDS encoding substrate-binding domain-containing protein, producing the protein MSRLLSTVAGLVLVTACSCSTANARDYIQVSGSSTVLPYAKIVAETFGEIFTNYRTPVIESGGSGAGIKEFCRGISDNTIDIANASRPMKNTELKACFDAGVTEVEEVRIGYDGIVFASDIHGPNVDLTPVDVYKALAAKIVVEGKLVANTYKKWNEIDPKLPDWEINAYIPGEKHGTREVFEEKLMAEGCKQSGAAESMKTLSMDDKAVTAACISIRKDGRAIDIDGDYSETLARVMSNKTGIGVFGLAFYENNADKLQLATVNGVTPNVDTISSGKYLVSRPLFFYVKKAHLGVIPGMRDYIEFFLSDQMIGPDGPLADYGLIPAPDSEREAQRAAFESGTVMSIDK